The Microtus ochrogaster isolate Prairie Vole_2 unplaced genomic scaffold, MicOch1.0 UNK32, whole genome shotgun sequence genome includes a region encoding these proteins:
- the LOC101998562 gene encoding putative 60S ribosomal protein L37a, translating to MLGLGSSDMAKHTKKVGIVGKYGTRYGASLRKMVKKIEISQHAKYTCSFCGKTKMKRRAVGIWHCGSCMKTVAGGAWTYNTTFAVTVKSAIRRLKELKDQ from the exons ATGCTTGGCTTAGGTTCCAGCGACATGGCTAAACACACCAAGAAGGTCGGGATCGTCGGGAAATACGGGACCCGCTATGGTGCCTCCCTCCGGAAAATggtgaagaaaattgaaatcagcCAGCACGCCAAGTACACGTGCTCCTTCTGTGGCAAAACCAAGATGAAGAGACGAGCCGTTGGCATCTGGCACTGTGGCTCCTGTATGAAGACAGTGGCTGGCGGGGCCTGGACCTACAACACGACTTTTGCCGTCACAGTGAAGTCTGCCATCAGAAGActgaag GAACTGAAAGACCAGTAA
- the Slc7a10 gene encoding asc-type amino acid transporter 1 isoform X2, with protein sequence MTGHIQQPGGRGNPGPTSSPSPGPGPGPGTSERVALKKEIGLVSACTIIIGNIIGSGIFISPKGVLEHSGSVGLALFVWVLGGGVTALGSLCYAELGVAIPKSGGDYAYVTEIFGGLAGFLLLWSAVLIMYPTSLAVISMTFSNYVLQPVFPNCIPPATASRVLSMACLMLLTWVNSSSVRWATRIQDIFTGGKLLALALIIGVGFVQFFRGHFEELRPTNAFTFWMTPSVGHLALAFLQGSFAFSGWNFLNYVTEELVDPRKNLPRAIFISIPLVTFVYTFTNVAYFTAMSPQELLSSNAVAVTFGEKLLGYFAWVMPVSVALSTFGGINGYLFTSSRLCFSGAREGHLPSLLAMIHVRRCTPIPALLVCLHLGAHGLWGRRHHHPHWGPHLLPGSILEKQTKVCAQTDRVHDTLGPGAVFRGLPPGLPGGRGKWPHGPALSNAHHGQALEDTMRSCRD encoded by the exons ATGACAGGCCACATACAGCAGCCCGGAGGGCGCGGGAACCCCGGCCCTACGTCCTCGCCTTCCCCGGGTCCTGGACCCGGTCCGGGCACCTCGGAGCGGGTGGCGCTCAAGAAAGAGATCGGGCTGGTGAGCGCCTGCACCATCATCATCG ggAACATCATTGGCTCAGGCATCTTCATCTCGCCCAAAGGTGTCCTGGAACACTCGGGCTCCGTGGGTTTGGCCCTCTTCGTCTGGGTCCTGGGTGGGGGCGTGACAGCTCTGGGCTCACTCTGCTATGCAGAGCTGGGTGTTGCCATCCCCAAGTCTGGTGGGGACTACGCCTATGTCACTGAGATCTTCGGGGGCCTGGCTGG ATTCCTGCTGCTCTGGAGTGCTGTGCTCATCATGTACCCCACCAGCCTGGCTGTCATCTCCATGACCTTCTCCAACTACGTGCTTCAGCCCGTCTTCCCCAACTGCATCCCCCCAGCcacagcctcccgagtgctctcCATGGCCTGCCTGA tgcTCCTGACGTGGGTGAACAGCTCCAGTGTTCGCTGGGCCACGCGCATCCAGGATATCTTCACTGGCGGGAAGCTGCTGGCCCTGGCGCTCATCATTGGTGTTGGCTTTGTCCAGTTCTTCCGAG GACACTTTGAAGAGCTGAGGCCCACCAACGCCTTCACCTTCTGGATGACACCGTCTGTGGGCCACCTTGCCCTGGCTTTCCTGCAAGGCTCCTTTGCCTTCAGTGGCTGGAACTTTCTCAACTACGTCACCGAGGAGCTGGTTGACCCTCGCAA AAACCTACCTCGTGCCATCTTCATTTCCATCCCCTTGGTCACCTTTGTGTACACATTCACCAACGTTGCCTACTTCACTGCCATGTCCCCCCAGGAGTTGCTGTCTTCCAACGCAGTGGCTGTG ACCTTTGGCGAGAAGCTGTTGGGCTACTTCGCGTGGGTCATGCCTGTCTCTGTGGCACTATCGACTTTTGGAGGGATCAATGGCTACCTGTTCACCTCCTCCAG GCTATGCTTCTCTGGAGCCCGAGAGGGACACTTACCCAGCTTGCTGGCCATGATCCATGTCAGACGCTGTACCCCAATCCCTGCCCTCCTCGTCTGT CTTCATCTCGGAGCCCATGGTCTGTGGGGTCGGCGTCATCATCATCCTCACTGGggtccccatcttcttcctgggagTATTCTGGAGAAGCAAACCAAAGTGTGTGCACAGACTGACAG AGTCCATGACACGCTGGGGCCAGGAGCTGTGTTTCGTGGTTTACCCCCAGGGctccctggaggaagaggaaaatggcCCCATGGGCCAGCCCTCTCCAATGCCCATCACGGACAAGCCCTTGAAGACACAATGAGATCGTGCAGAGACTGA
- the Slc7a10 gene encoding asc-type amino acid transporter 1 isoform X1 → MTGHIQQPGGRGNPGPTSSPSPGPGPGPGTSERVALKKEIGLVSACTIIIGNIIGSGIFISPKGVLEHSGSVGLALFVWVLGGGVTALGSLCYAELGVAIPKSGGDYAYVTEIFGGLAGFLLLWSAVLIMYPTSLAVISMTFSNYVLQPVFPNCIPPATASRVLSMACLMLLTWVNSSSVRWATRIQDIFTGGKLLALALIIGVGFVQFFRGHFEELRPTNAFTFWMTPSVGHLALAFLQGSFAFSGWNFLNYVTEELVDPRKNLPRAIFISIPLVTFVYTFTNVAYFTAMSPQELLSSNAVAVTFGEKLLGYFAWVMPVSVALSTFGGINGYLFTSSRLCFSGAREGHLPSLLAMIHVRRCTPIPALLVCCGATAVIMLVGDTYTLINYVSFINYLCYGVTILGLLVLRWRRPALHRPIKVNLLIPVAYLVFWAFLLVFSFISEPMVCGVGVIIILTGVPIFFLGVFWRSKPKCVHRLTESMTRWGQELCFVVYPQGSLEEEENGPMGQPSPMPITDKPLKTQ, encoded by the exons ATGACAGGCCACATACAGCAGCCCGGAGGGCGCGGGAACCCCGGCCCTACGTCCTCGCCTTCCCCGGGTCCTGGACCCGGTCCGGGCACCTCGGAGCGGGTGGCGCTCAAGAAAGAGATCGGGCTGGTGAGCGCCTGCACCATCATCATCG ggAACATCATTGGCTCAGGCATCTTCATCTCGCCCAAAGGTGTCCTGGAACACTCGGGCTCCGTGGGTTTGGCCCTCTTCGTCTGGGTCCTGGGTGGGGGCGTGACAGCTCTGGGCTCACTCTGCTATGCAGAGCTGGGTGTTGCCATCCCCAAGTCTGGTGGGGACTACGCCTATGTCACTGAGATCTTCGGGGGCCTGGCTGG ATTCCTGCTGCTCTGGAGTGCTGTGCTCATCATGTACCCCACCAGCCTGGCTGTCATCTCCATGACCTTCTCCAACTACGTGCTTCAGCCCGTCTTCCCCAACTGCATCCCCCCAGCcacagcctcccgagtgctctcCATGGCCTGCCTGA tgcTCCTGACGTGGGTGAACAGCTCCAGTGTTCGCTGGGCCACGCGCATCCAGGATATCTTCACTGGCGGGAAGCTGCTGGCCCTGGCGCTCATCATTGGTGTTGGCTTTGTCCAGTTCTTCCGAG GACACTTTGAAGAGCTGAGGCCCACCAACGCCTTCACCTTCTGGATGACACCGTCTGTGGGCCACCTTGCCCTGGCTTTCCTGCAAGGCTCCTTTGCCTTCAGTGGCTGGAACTTTCTCAACTACGTCACCGAGGAGCTGGTTGACCCTCGCAA AAACCTACCTCGTGCCATCTTCATTTCCATCCCCTTGGTCACCTTTGTGTACACATTCACCAACGTTGCCTACTTCACTGCCATGTCCCCCCAGGAGTTGCTGTCTTCCAACGCAGTGGCTGTG ACCTTTGGCGAGAAGCTGTTGGGCTACTTCGCGTGGGTCATGCCTGTCTCTGTGGCACTATCGACTTTTGGAGGGATCAATGGCTACCTGTTCACCTCCTCCAG GCTATGCTTCTCTGGAGCCCGAGAGGGACACTTACCCAGCTTGCTGGCCATGATCCATGTCAGACGCTGTACCCCAATCCCTGCCCTCCTCGTCTGT TGCGGGGCCACAGCGGTCATCATGCTCGTGGgtgacacatacacactcatcaACTATGTGTCCTTCATCAACTACCTCTGCTACGGAGTCACTATCCTGGGCCTGCTCGTGCTGCGCTGGAGGCGGCCAGCACTCCACAGGCCCATCAAG GTGAACCTCCTCATTCCTGTTGCGTACTTGGTGTTCTGGGCATTCCTACTGGTCTTCAGCTTCATCTCGGAGCCCATGGTCTGTGGGGTCGGCGTCATCATCATCCTCACTGGggtccccatcttcttcctgggagTATTCTGGAGAAGCAAACCAAAGTGTGTGCACAGACTGACAG AGTCCATGACACGCTGGGGCCAGGAGCTGTGTTTCGTGGTTTACCCCCAGGGctccctggaggaagaggaaaatggcCCCATGGGCCAGCCCTCTCCAATGCCCATCACGGACAAGCCCTTGAAGACACAATGA